The genome window AAGCTGGATTCTCTTCACTTGTTGAAAAAGTAAAAGCAATCTAAATAAACCTTCCCCAATTTTGGGGAAAATCATAAATCTAATTTCTGCAAATAATTTAAAAATCCAAAACTTTTAATTTCAAATATAATTTTTAAAATTTTTTAAAAAGGTCTCCTATTGATTTTAAGTATTGAAAGCAGTTGTGATGACAGTTCAATTGCGATAACAGAAATCGAGACAAAAAAGCTTGTTTTTCACAAAAAAATCTCCCAAGCTCTTGAGCATTCAAATTATGGTGGAGTCGTCCCAGAATTAGCAAGTCGTTTGCATACAGAAGCTCTTCC of Thiovulum sp. ES contains these proteins:
- a CDS encoding metal-dependent protease with possible chaperone activity (PFAM: Glycoprotease family~IMG reference gene:2508610296_SP), with the protein product MILSIESSCDDSSIAITEIETKKLVFHKKISQALEHSNYGGVVPELASRLHTEALP